CGCCGTATTGTTGCAGCCGCTAAGCGTGATCCCGATGCGCAACCTCTGACGGACAAGCAGCTGAATGCGATGGTTCCTCTGAAGTCATTACGAGGACGACCTAAGCTGGAGAACAAAAAACAGTTAGTGTCGGTGCGTTACAGCCAAGAGGTTATCGAATATTTTCGAGCTACTGGAGATGGTTGGCAGTCTCGTATGGATGATGTACTGCGCAGGTATGTTGCACGCCATCGCAAAGTATTGTGACTCGTTGCAAAAACGGATGCATAAAAAAACCGGCAGCTGCCGGTTTTTTTATACCTGAACAAAAAGCATCAGTCTTTCTTGACTTCTTCTGTCGGTTTGGCGGGCTCTTCTATCGGAGCCAGTGTTTGGCTGTCAACAGCTTCTACTTTTTTGTCACCTTCAGCTGCGCCGATTTTGTGCAGTGTGATTTCAAAAATCAGCGTGGCGTTAGGGCCGATATCGCCGCCTGTGCCGCCAGCGCCGTAAGCCAGATCAGACGGGATCACTACGCGCCACTTTGAGCCAACAGGCATCAATTGTAGAGCCTCAGTCCAGCCAGGAATAACAGCGTTCACAGCGAATGATGCTGGCTCGCCGCGTTTGATCGAGCTGTCGAACTCTTTGCCATCAATCAGCGTGCCAACATAGTCAACAGTTACGGTATCGGTAGCTTTGGGCTTTTCACCTTTGCCTTCGGTCAACACTTCGTACTGCACGCCACTTTTGGTGGTGATCACGCCGGCTTTCTTGCCATTTTCTGCCAAGAATTTGTCACCTTCTTCTTTGTT
The DNA window shown above is from Cellvibrionales bacterium and carries:
- a CDS encoding BrnA antitoxin family protein, with product MSKISKKSKIAIPSAAEDRRIVAAAKRDPDAQPLTDKQLNAMVPLKSLRGRPKLENKKQLVSVRYSQEVIEYFRATGDGWQSRMDDVLRRYVARHRKVL
- a CDS encoding FKBP-type peptidyl-prolyl cis-trans isomerase, which codes for MKIRTLAMATVAATSLMTLSACKDDKAAAPAADAAKPAAAASNMTQAQKVSYILGMNIGSQFKANQVPLDETSFVSGIKTAMDGSEPKLTKEEMQQAMVAFQTEMQKKMEEAQKAEQAKLEADSAKNKEEGDKFLAENGKKAGVITTKSGVQYEVLTEGKGEKPKATDTVTVDYVGTLIDGKEFDSSIKRGEPASFAVNAVIPGWTEALQLMPVGSKWRVVIPSDLAYGAGGTGGDIGPNATLIFEITLHKIGAAEGDKKVEAVDSQTLAPIEEPAKPTEEVKKD